In Kiritimatiellia bacterium, the genomic window GAGGCGGTCCTCGCCTACCATTTCCTCCAGCGCCACGGGCGGACGCGCACGATGATCGATGTCGGCGCCGCGCACGGCAGCACGCTGCGGGTGTTCGCGGGGGACGGCTGGCGCGTGTGGGCTTTCGAGCCCAATCCCGCCAACCGGACGGTTCTTGAACGGGTCACGGCCGGATTTCCGCAGGTGACGGTGCTGCCGTATGCCGTGTCGAACGAGCGCCGCGACGGCGCGGTCTTCTATGCCAGCACGGTGTCCGCCGGCTTGGGAAGCCTGACGCCCTTCGGCGCGGGCCACGAGCCGGCGTTTACGGTGGACGTGCGGACGCTCGGCGACCTGTTCCCCGAGCCGCTCGCGCCGGACTTCCTGAAGATCGATACGGAAGGCTACGACCTCTTCGTGCTCAAGGGCGTGCCGTGGGAGCGGATGCGGCCGCGCCTGATCCTGTGCGAGTACGACGACCACAAGTCGGTGCCGCTCGGATACCGCATGACCGACATGGCGGATTACCTCGCGCGGCAGGGCTACAAGGTGTGGGTGTCCGAGTTCGATCCCATCCCGGATTACAGCGTGCCGCCGGCCTGGCGGGGATTTCGCCGCTACGGCGACCGGCCCGCCGACCCGGATTCGACGGGGAATCTTTTCGCCGTGGAGGCGGAGGCCGAGCCCGCCCTGGCGCGGCACTTGGCCCGCTTCGAACGGGCCTACCGTCGCCGGCTCTCGTCCTCCGTCCGGTAAACCTGCAGGATCCGCGGCGCGAGGGCTGCCCAGGAAAACCGTTGGCCTTCGGCGGCCGTGCGCTTCCTTGTTTCCTCGTGCGCCGGCGGCGGCGCGTCCGCCGCCGCGCCCAGCAGGGCGACAGCCTCCTCCGGCGTGGTGAACGTGCGCGTGGTGGACGTCGCGTAATCCGCGACGCCGGGCAGGGCGGAGCAGACGGCCGGCAGGCCGGCGGCATGGGCTTCCAGCAGGGCGTTGTTCGCGGTGGCGAACACCATCGGCAACAGCAGGGCGCGGCAGCGGTCCAGCAGGTCGAAGTACGCGTCCTCCGCCAGCCGGGGGTGGACCACGGCGTTGGGCAGGGAACGGAACAAGGCCTTTTGTGTTTCCGGCAGGCCGACCAGGTGAAAACGCCAGTCGGCGCGTCGAGCGGCGGCCAGGGCCATGATTTGTTTCAGCGCGTCCCAGTCCCGGTAGTTGGCGCCCACCGTCACCGCCTGGAGGGCCGGCTCCGTTCGCCACGCGCCCGCGGTCCCGGTCTCGGGACGCGGCACGAAGCCGTGCGGGATGAAATGCACGCGCGCGGCCGGCAGCCGCGCGCGGATTTCCTCCGCCTGGCCCGACGTGAGCGTGATGATGTCGTCCAGGAGGCGAAGCCGCGCCCAGCCCCGGATGGGATCTTCCGCTTCCACCGGCTGGTGCAGCGTGCCCACCAGGCGCAGCCGCGGCCGGAGCCGCCGCAGCAGCCGGGGCAGCGCCCGGAGATGGTTTTCGAAGTACAGCAGGTGCAGCACGTCCGCGCGCAGGGCGGCCAGGAACACGCGGGCGTCGAACAGTTTCCGGCTGATCCACCAGCGGCGTGAACCTTCCGCGGCGCGCCCCCAGGGCACGAGGTCGGCCCGGAGCGCGCGCGCGGGAACGTAGGCTGCCAGCGCCCCGTACCCGCTCCGGCGGCTATGGTGGGGATAGTACTGGTCTGCCAATACGATGCGCATGGTCTGTGCCCGCTACGATACAGTCATCCGAGACCAAGTGATAGCATGTTCCCACCGCGTGTTGCACGTTTCTTACCCGTCCCCTCCCGGCAGGGGAGCAAGAATACGTCCCCTCCTTCGGAGGGGATAGAGGGGTGGGTGGATTGGGCGATACGTCGGGGAGAACCCGCCCCCGACCCCTCCGAGGGAGGGGAGATCGGAAAGCCCCCTCCTTCGGAGGGAAGGTAGGGGTGGGTTGGTCAGCGCGGTTTCCGCCGCCGGAACAGGTCCCGGAGGGCAAAGCGTGCGTAGCCTTTCAGGGTGCGCGCGATCTTCATCTTGCTGGCGCCCTTCCGTTGGGCCCCGTCGAGCACCATCGGCACCT contains:
- a CDS encoding FkbM family methyltransferase, producing MKLPMDWYNRHKRWLPAAVRYGIFLARVRGVSEAVLAYHFLQRHGRTRTMIDVGAAHGSTLRVFAGDGWRVWAFEPNPANRTVLERVTAGFPQVTVLPYAVSNERRDGAVFYASTVSAGLGSLTPFGAGHEPAFTVDVRTLGDLFPEPLAPDFLKIDTEGYDLFVLKGVPWERMRPRLILCEYDDHKSVPLGYRMTDMADYLARQGYKVWVSEFDPIPDYSVPPAWRGFRRYGDRPADPDSTGNLFAVEAEAEPALARHLARFERAYRRRLSSSVR
- a CDS encoding glycosyltransferase family 4 protein: MRIVLADQYYPHHSRRSGYGALAAYVPARALRADLVPWGRAAEGSRRWWISRKLFDARVFLAALRADVLHLLYFENHLRALPRLLRRLRPRLRLVGTLHQPVEAEDPIRGWARLRLLDDIITLTSGQAEEIRARLPAARVHFIPHGFVPRPETGTAGAWRTEPALQAVTVGANYRDWDALKQIMALAAARRADWRFHLVGLPETQKALFRSLPNAVVHPRLAEDAYFDLLDRCRALLLPMVFATANNALLEAHAAGLPAVCSALPGVADYATSTTRTFTTPEEAVALLGAAADAPPPAHEETRKRTAAEGQRFSWAALAPRILQVYRTEDESRRR